One Malus sylvestris chromosome 14, drMalSylv7.2, whole genome shotgun sequence DNA segment encodes these proteins:
- the LOC126600760 gene encoding uncharacterized protein LOC126600760 produces the protein MLPSFLSAFSLARPPRNHRTFTPSSLSHALLKSPSSPLLPAVAPLLLLLLFLSLRRSQRQLSPSLLLSPSPSLFPLTSLMYKLHQLMPKRENFRLTIFPGPVDRALVAALIVIFLD, from the exons ATGTTGCCTTCGTTTCTCTCTGCCTTCTCTCTCGCACGCCCTCCTAGAAATCACAGAACATTCACACCCTCTTCTCTCTCGCACGCCCTCCTGAAATCGCCCTCTTCTCCTCTGTTGCCTGCAGTTGCacctcttctcctcctcctccttttccTCTCTCTCCGTCGGTCTCAGCGCCAGCTGTCGCCTTCCCTCCTTCTATCGCCGTCGCCTTCCCTCTTTCCTCTG ACGAGTCTAATGTACAAATTGCACCAGCTTATGCCAAAGAGGGAAAATTTTCGATTGACTATATTTCCTGGACCTGTGGATCGTGCTTTGGTAGCAGCCTTGATTGTAATATTTCTCGATTGA